GGCGGGTCCGCGACGAAGCGGTCCGCAACGCACAGAAAGCTGAGATACCCCCGTGGCACGATCAACTCCCGTCCGTAAGGCGTGGCGTTCTCTCACCTGGCTCGGAGTCATCATCGTCGGACTCATCGCCATCAACGGGGCTGGTGTCCTGTGGGGCGGCGGGTCCTGGGTTCCGAAGCTCGCGCTCGACCTCGAAGGTGGAACGCAGATTATTTTGGCCCCGCAGCTCGAGAGCGGTCAGACGGTCACGGCGGAGCAGCTCGACCAAGCGGTCTCCATCATCCGACAGCGTGTCGACGCCAGTGGTGTCTCCGAGGCCGAGATCAGCACGCAGGGCGGGCAGAACATCGTTGTGGCCATCCCGGGTGTGCCAGACGACCAGACGATCGCACGGATCGAGTCGTCCGCGAAGCTCGAGTTCCGACCTGTCATTTACACGGATGCCGCGGCCAACAGCGCAGTCGGCGCCGATGGCAGCACGTCGACTGCAACTCCTGAGCCCACTCCGGTTCCCCTGTCGACGGAGCTCACCGCTTCGCCCACCGACGCGAGCGACCCGAGTTGGGTATCGCCAGCACTCTTCGATGAGTTCCAGAACTTCGACTGCTCCTCTATCGAGGAGAACCAGGCCAACGTCGCACCGTCCGACCAGCCGCTCGTGACGTGTGACACCTCGGGCATCGAGAAGTTCATCCTTGGACCCGTTGAGGTCACTGGCGAGCAGATTTCCGACGCGACGAGCGGCCAGATCTCTAACTCGCAGGGTGCCAGCACCGGCCAGTGGGGTGTGTTCATCACCTTCAACGAAGAAGGCACGAAGGACTTCGCCGAGGTCACGAAGCGACTCTTCAGCTACCTGTCGACGGATGCGGCCACGCCCGACCCGCGCAATCGCTTCGCCATCGTGCTCGACGGCAGTGTGATTTCGGCGCCGACCACGCAGGGTGTGATCCAGGACGGCCGTCCGCAGATCTCCGGTTCGTTCACGCAGGAGAGCGCAAAGACTCTCGCCGATCAGCTCAAGTTCGGTGCACTGCCGATCGGATTCGAGATCCAGAGCCGCGACACGATCTCCGCGACCCTCGGTTCGTCCCAGCTTCTCAGCGGACTTATCGCCGGTGTGATTGGACTCGCGCTCGTTGTGGTCTATTCACTGATCCAATACCGGGCCTTGGGCTCGGTCACCATCGCCTCGCTGTTGATCGCCGCGCTCATCACCTATCTGTTGATCGCGATTCTCTCGTGGCGACAGGGCTACCGATTGTCTTTGGCCGGTGTCGCAGGTCTTATCGTGGCCATCGGTATCACCGCGGACTCCTTCATCGTCTACTTCGAACGAATCCGCGACGAGCTTCGAGACGGAAAGAGCCTCGAATCCTCGGTCGAGGCCGGCTGGAAGCGCGCTTTCCGCACGATCCTCGCGTCGGATGCCGTCAACTTCCTCGCGGCAGCGATCCTCTTCATCCTCGCGGTCGGTAACGTTCGCGGGTTCGCGCTCACGCTCGGTCTCACCACGATCGTCGACCTGATCGTCGTCTCGCTCTTCACGCACCCGGTGCTTCAACTTCTCGGAAGAACAAGGTTCTTTGGTGAAGGTCATCGCTTCAGCGGGCTCGACCCGAAGGCGCTTGGCGCCGTCTACCGCGGTCGCGCGCAGTTCCGCGAGCCCGTGGGTGTTGCGGAGACCAAGCGCGCCAAGAGCAGCCGGGAAGCGGCTCGCCGACAGACGATCGCGGAGCGGAAGGCGGCAGAGGCCGCGGGATCCTCAGCTTCGAGCGAAGGGAAAGATTCCTGATGGCCAGCTTCTCGCAGTTCGGAAACGACCTCTACACCGGTAAGCGTTCGTTCGACTTTGTCGGCAAAAAGCGCATCTGGTTCACGGCCGCGATCATCATGCTCATCATCGCCGTGGGTGGCACTGTGCTCCGCGGTGGTTTCGTGCTCGGAATCGAGTTCACGGGCGGCTCGGAGTTCACCATCAGCAATCCCGCCGATGTCGATCAGACACTCGCGCAGGATGCCGTGGCAGAAATCGTGCCCGGCTCGACGTCTCGTGTTTCCGTCGTCAATGGTGGCGACTCGATCCGTGTTCAGACCGATCAGGTGTCGACCGAGGAGTCTCAGGAGATCCGTGACGCGCTTTCGGCCGCGTACGACGTCTCTGAGGACCAGGTCACCTATTCGTTCATCGGTGCGACGTGGGGTGCTGACATCACCCGATCGGCCCTGACCGCTCTCGGTGTGTTCCTGCTCTTCGCGGCGGCGACGATGGCGCTCTACTTCCGCACCTGGAAGATGTCGGCCGCGGCGATCATCGCGCTCATCCACGACCTCATTTTCACCGCGGGTGTCTACGGCATCGTCGGGTTTGAGGTGACCCCCGCCGCGGTCATCGGATTCCTTACTATTCTCGGATACTCGCTCTATGACACCGTTGTGGTGTTCGACAAGATCCGCGAGAACACTGCTGAAGGCTCATCCAGGACCTTCGGCGAGTCGGTGAACCTCGCCGTCAACCAGACGCTGGTGCGCTCGATAAACACGTCGGTGGTTGCGCTTCTGCCCGTCGCGTCGATTCTCTTCATCGGATCGGTCCTGCTCGGTGCAGGCACCCTGCGCGACATCGCCCTCTCGCTCTTCATCGGGATCTTCGTCGGAACCTACTCGACGATCTTTATCGCGGCTCCGCTCTACGCCTGGATGCGTCAGGGCGAGACGATCGTGAGGAAGAACGATGAGCGCAAGGCCTCGTCGGCGCGGATGTCGGGAGCGGTTCGCTAAGGGCCGATTCGACCCGTCCGATCGGAATCGATGCACCTCCCGAGCCGCGTAGAATTGCGTGAGGAGGTGGGTGCATGACGGAGACGACTCAGAGCGCCGCCTCATTCCGCAGCCTTCTGCCAAGACTCTTTTCGCGCGCACAACCTGCCGGGGCGGTCGATCGTCTCATCAAAACGGTGAAGATGCACCATCCGCGTGCAGATACGGCCATCATCGAACGCGCCTACACCGCAGCCGAGCGTGCGCATCGCGGTCAGCGGCGTAAGAGCGGTGAGCCGTACATCACCCACCCCGTTGCCGTCGCCCAGATTCTGGCCGACCTCGGCATCGGCACGAAGACAGTTGCGGCGGCCCTGCTTCACGACACGGTGGAAGACACCGACTACACGCTCGATGTGCTGCGGGCTGACTTCGGCGACGAGATCGCCATGCTCGTCGACGGGGTTACCAAGCTCGACAAGCTGAAGTACGGCGACAGTGCACAGGCGGAAACCGTACGCAAGATGGTAGTCGCGATGTCGAAGGACATCCGCGTGCTGGTGATCAAACTGGCTGACAGACTGCACAACGCCCGCACCTGGGGCTTCGTGGAGGAGGCCTCGGCGACACGTAAGGCCACGGAAACCCTCGAGATTTACGCGCCGCTCGCCCACAGGCTGGGGATCCAGGCCATCAAACTCGAGCTCGAGGACCTCTCGTTCGCGGTGCTGCACCCGAAGCTCTACGTCGAGATCGAGAGCCTCGTGAGCAAGCGCACCCCACAGCGCGAGCAGTTCATGCAGCAAGTTATCGACGCCGTTAACGACGATCTAAAGGCATCGAAGATCAAGGGGTCGGTTGTGGGCCGCCCCAAGCAGTACTACTCGATTTACCAGAAGATGATTGTCCGCGGGCGCGAGTTCGATGAGATCTACGACCTCGTGGGTATTCGAGTCCTCGTGGGGTCCGTGCGCGACTGTTATGCCGTCCTGGGTTCGATCCACGCTCGCTGGACGCCGGTACCCGGCCGCTTCAAGGATTACATCGCGACACCAAAGTTCAATCTGTACCAGTCGCTTCACACAACGGTGATCGGTCCGCAGGGCAAGGCGGTCGAGATCCAGATCCGTACGCACGAGATGCACCAGCGTGCCGAGTTCGGTGTCGCTGCGCACTGGAAGTACAAGGATCGTGTCAATAGCGGACGTGGTGACACGGGGACGGCCGTCGCTACGGACAGCGACATGGCGTGGCTTGCGCACATCAACGACTGGCAGGCGGAGACGGACGACCCGAGTGAGTTCCTCGACAGCCTCCGATTCGAGATCGGTGCCAAAGAGGTCTACGTCTTCACACCGCAAGGAAAAGTCATCGGTCTGCCGGCCGGAGCCACTCCCGTGGACTTCGCCTACGCCGTTCACACCGAAGTCGGACATCGAACGATGGGCGCGAAGGTCAACGGTCGCCTTGTGCCTCTGGAGAGCACTCTCCAGAGTGGTGACTCCGTCGAGGTGTTCACGTCCAAGAATCCGGATGCCGCTCCGAGCCAGGATTGGCTGAGCTTCGTCAAGAGCACCCGTGCACGCAACAAGATCAAGGCTTGGTTCACGAAGGAGCGCCGCGAAGAGGCGATCGAGCAGGGCAAGGATGCCATCGCGCGGGCCATGCGCAAGCAGAATCTCCCACTGCAGAAGCTCATGAGTCAGGACTCGTTCGCCGAAGTAGCATCGCAGCTGCGGTATGACGACGTCTCCGCGCTGTACGCCGCAGTCGGCGAGGGACACGTCTCCACTCAATCCGTTATCGAGAAGGTCGTTGCGCTCGTCAGCGAGGACGACACGGAGGACGATCCGACATTCGTGCCAAAAGCACGCTCGCGTGCGCTGAAGAACAGCGACTCCGGTGTGCTCGTTCGTGGCGCCCCCGACATCCTCGTCAAACTCGCTCGATGCTGCACGCCTGTGCCGGGTGACGACATCGTGGGCTTCGTCACGCGAGGCGCCGGGGTTTCCGTGCACCGAACCGATTGCAACAACGTTGAGTCGCTCATGCACGAACCTGAGCGAATTATCGAGGTGGAGTGGGCACCGAGCTCCAAGAGCGTTTTCCTCGTTCAGATCCAGATTGAGGCTCTCGATCGCCCCGGACTGCTGTCGGATGTCACTCGTGTACTCACCGAAAACCACGTCAACATCCTGTCGGCGACGGTATCGACGTCGAGTGAGCGCTTGGCGCTGAGCCGATTTGTCTTCGAAATGGGTGACACGACGCACCTCGATCGCGTTCTGAACGCCGTGCGGCGCATCGACGCCGTGTACGACGTCTATCGCGTCAACTCTGGCTAAGCACGCTCCACGCCTGAAGAACCCTCTCCATCGCTCGCCGCTTGTGCGGGAGCTTGTGGCGCGAGAGCTCCACGGTCAGGGTTTCCAGGCTGAGATTGCACTCCCGCATGAGCGTGATCACGGTCGTCTCGTCTCGCGGTGTCCATCGATCGGTGAACCGCGCGAGGTCGGCGGTCGTGCGCAGGGGAGTGGTCACCTGGACACCGCCCACTCGCACAACCTCAGAGGGCTGCAACACAACCTCCCGAATGATGACGTGCGGTTGGGAACGATGCGCGATCCGAGCCTCCTGTGCGGTGCAAAACTCGTGTGGCACGGGTGGACACGAGCGCGCG
This genomic window from Antiquaquibacter oligotrophicus contains:
- the secF gene encoding protein translocase subunit SecF; this translates as MASFSQFGNDLYTGKRSFDFVGKKRIWFTAAIIMLIIAVGGTVLRGGFVLGIEFTGGSEFTISNPADVDQTLAQDAVAEIVPGSTSRVSVVNGGDSIRVQTDQVSTEESQEIRDALSAAYDVSEDQVTYSFIGATWGADITRSALTALGVFLLFAAATMALYFRTWKMSAAAIIALIHDLIFTAGVYGIVGFEVTPAAVIGFLTILGYSLYDTVVVFDKIRENTAEGSSRTFGESVNLAVNQTLVRSINTSVVALLPVASILFIGSVLLGAGTLRDIALSLFIGIFVGTYSTIFIAAPLYAWMRQGETIVRKNDERKASSARMSGAVR
- a CDS encoding RelA/SpoT family protein, producing MTETTQSAASFRSLLPRLFSRAQPAGAVDRLIKTVKMHHPRADTAIIERAYTAAERAHRGQRRKSGEPYITHPVAVAQILADLGIGTKTVAAALLHDTVEDTDYTLDVLRADFGDEIAMLVDGVTKLDKLKYGDSAQAETVRKMVVAMSKDIRVLVIKLADRLHNARTWGFVEEASATRKATETLEIYAPLAHRLGIQAIKLELEDLSFAVLHPKLYVEIESLVSKRTPQREQFMQQVIDAVNDDLKASKIKGSVVGRPKQYYSIYQKMIVRGREFDEIYDLVGIRVLVGSVRDCYAVLGSIHARWTPVPGRFKDYIATPKFNLYQSLHTTVIGPQGKAVEIQIRTHEMHQRAEFGVAAHWKYKDRVNSGRGDTGTAVATDSDMAWLAHINDWQAETDDPSEFLDSLRFEIGAKEVYVFTPQGKVIGLPAGATPVDFAYAVHTEVGHRTMGAKVNGRLVPLESTLQSGDSVEVFTSKNPDAAPSQDWLSFVKSTRARNKIKAWFTKERREEAIEQGKDAIARAMRKQNLPLQKLMSQDSFAEVASQLRYDDVSALYAAVGEGHVSTQSVIEKVVALVSEDDTEDDPTFVPKARSRALKNSDSGVLVRGAPDILVKLARCCTPVPGDDIVGFVTRGAGVSVHRTDCNNVESLMHEPERIIEVEWAPSSKSVFLVQIQIEALDRPGLLSDVTRVLTENHVNILSATVSTSSERLALSRFVFEMGDTTHLDRVLNAVRRIDAVYDVYRVNSG
- the secD gene encoding protein translocase subunit SecD, which codes for MARSTPVRKAWRSLTWLGVIIVGLIAINGAGVLWGGGSWVPKLALDLEGGTQIILAPQLESGQTVTAEQLDQAVSIIRQRVDASGVSEAEISTQGGQNIVVAIPGVPDDQTIARIESSAKLEFRPVIYTDAAANSAVGADGSTSTATPEPTPVPLSTELTASPTDASDPSWVSPALFDEFQNFDCSSIEENQANVAPSDQPLVTCDTSGIEKFILGPVEVTGEQISDATSGQISNSQGASTGQWGVFITFNEEGTKDFAEVTKRLFSYLSTDAATPDPRNRFAIVLDGSVISAPTTQGVIQDGRPQISGSFTQESAKTLADQLKFGALPIGFEIQSRDTISATLGSSQLLSGLIAGVIGLALVVVYSLIQYRALGSVTIASLLIAALITYLLIAILSWRQGYRLSLAGVAGLIVAIGITADSFIVYFERIRDELRDGKSLESSVEAGWKRAFRTILASDAVNFLAAAILFILAVGNVRGFALTLGLTTIVDLIVVSLFTHPVLQLLGRTRFFGEGHRFSGLDPKALGAVYRGRAQFREPVGVAETKRAKSSREAARRQTIAERKAAEAAGSSASSEGKDS